Genomic DNA from Hevea brasiliensis isolate MT/VB/25A 57/8 unplaced genomic scaffold, ASM3005281v1 Scaf331, whole genome shotgun sequence:
CTAATGCTGCTGTTGTTCTGGTTCCTGCCATGAATTACCTTCATAAAGCCCTAGttgcttcaaatttaaattttcaagTAAAAGTTTCAACTCCCCAATCCTTGGATGTTATCCCTAGGCCTTTCCCACCATCAACTGCCACTTTTAATTCTACTTGGAATTCTACAATTTATCAGCTCCTTCAGTTtttgaagaacaccaactcatATTACATGTTAAATGCCTATCCTTATTATGGGTACACCACTGGAAATGGAATTTTCCCAATTGATTATGCTCTTTTCCGACCACTTCCCTCTGTCAAGCAGATTGTTGACCCCAACACACTTTCTCACTATAACAGCATGTTTGATGCTATGGTGGACGCTACCTATTATGCCATAGATGCTTTCAATATTTCTGGGATTCCCATTATTGTTACAGAGACTGGTTGGCCTTGGCTTGGTGGAGCCAATGAACCTGATGCCACTGTTGAAAATGCTGAGACCTTCAATAATAATTTGATCCGGCATGTTCTAAATGATTCAGGCCCACCTAGTCAGCCAACCATACCCATTAATACATACATCTATGAGTTGTTCAATGAAGACAAGAGGCCAGGGCCAGTATCGGAGAAAAGCTGGGGCATATTTTTCACCAACGGCACTGCAGTTTATACTCTTAGTTTGAGTAGTTCCAATCGAATCACTGGAAATTCTTCT
This window encodes:
- the LOC131177101 gene encoding glucan endo-1,3-beta-glucosidase 4-like, whose protein sequence is AAVVLVPAMNYLHKALVASNLNFQVKVSTPQSLDVIPRPFPPSTATFNSTWNSTIYQLLQFLKNTNSYYMLNAYPYYGYTTGNGIFPIDYALFRPLPSVKQIVDPNTLSHYNSMFDAMVDATYYAIDAFNISGIPIIVTETGWPWLGGANEPDATVENAETFNNNLIRHVLNDSGPPSQPTIPINTYIYELFNEDKRPGPVSEKSWGIFFTNGTAVYTLSLSSSNRITGNSSVTYCVVKQNVDSGKLQEGLNWACGQGGANCTAIQQGQPCYIPDTYQNHASYAYNDYYQKMRSAGGTCDFDGTATTTTVDPSYGSCIFTGR